One Antiquaquibacter oligotrophicus genomic region harbors:
- a CDS encoding DUF1990 family protein produces MGDSQLWKQPVTYAAIGATQAEDLLRYPPRGYRPLVRRARIGHGTRRFEFAWTETLSWGIQRRSGFDVEIADTPPEVTAQAYVPIAFDDAGEPVAPTRSGAMTFGPDGTPFLVPGDSAVLRIPMVGLSAISSAVRVVYVIDEPNRKGFGYGTLRGHPESGEESFIVEQFPDGSVWLTITSLSRPSAWYWWMVYPILRAFQEMFTRRYLKALAGPLADGLSPELEG; encoded by the coding sequence ATGGGGGACTCCCAGCTGTGGAAGCAACCGGTGACGTACGCCGCGATCGGCGCCACTCAGGCCGAGGATCTTTTGCGGTACCCGCCCCGCGGGTACCGTCCGCTGGTCCGCAGAGCGCGCATCGGTCACGGCACGAGACGTTTCGAGTTCGCCTGGACGGAGACGCTCAGTTGGGGCATCCAGAGGCGCAGCGGTTTCGACGTCGAGATTGCTGACACCCCGCCGGAGGTCACCGCCCAGGCCTATGTTCCTATCGCGTTCGACGACGCGGGGGAGCCGGTCGCACCCACCCGTTCGGGCGCGATGACGTTCGGGCCGGACGGCACACCCTTCCTCGTGCCTGGTGACAGCGCGGTCCTGCGCATCCCGATGGTCGGTCTATCGGCCATCAGCTCAGCGGTCCGCGTGGTGTATGTCATCGATGAGCCGAACCGCAAGGGCTTCGGCTACGGAACGTTGCGCGGCCACCCGGAGAGCGGCGAGGAGTCATTCATCGTCGAGCAGTTCCCGGACGGCTCGGTGTGGTTGACGATCACGTCCCTCTCTCGTCCGTCTGCCTGGTACTGGTGGATGGTTTACCCGATCCTCCGGGCCTTTCAGGAGATGTTCACGCGCCGCTACCTCAAGGCGCTAGCGGGACCCCTGGCAGACGGTCTCAGTCCCGAGCTCGAGGGCTAG
- a CDS encoding NAD-dependent epimerase/dehydratase family protein — protein sequence MRIAVTGGNGKLGRAVVTYLRESGHEVLSIDRVGERSETSVVVDLTDYGQVVDVLHGLDDRHNGFDALVHLAAIPAPGLAPDAETFRNNMLSTYNVLQAARRAGIKRIVTASSETVLGLPFETPPPYIPVDEEYDTRPESTYSLTKHLEEELERKLVRWDPELSITALRFSNVMSPEDYAGFSAWQDDASIRKWNLWGYIDARDGAQAVLRALELSRPGFDMFIIAAADTVMERSNESLVAEMFPGVEVRGDLGEHDTLLSIAKARRVLGYEPRYSWRDA from the coding sequence ATGAGAATCGCCGTAACCGGAGGCAACGGAAAACTTGGTCGAGCCGTCGTGACGTACCTGCGCGAGAGCGGGCACGAGGTGCTCTCGATCGATCGGGTGGGCGAACGGAGCGAGACATCCGTCGTCGTCGACCTCACCGACTACGGGCAGGTGGTCGATGTACTGCACGGGCTCGACGACCGGCACAACGGGTTCGACGCTCTCGTGCACCTCGCCGCCATCCCGGCCCCGGGGCTGGCGCCGGATGCCGAGACCTTCCGCAACAACATGCTCTCCACCTACAACGTGCTGCAGGCGGCCCGCCGCGCTGGCATCAAACGCATCGTGACCGCCTCCAGCGAGACCGTGTTGGGGCTCCCGTTCGAGACTCCCCCGCCGTACATCCCCGTCGACGAGGAGTACGACACGCGCCCGGAGTCCACGTACTCGCTCACCAAGCACCTCGAAGAGGAACTCGAGCGCAAGCTCGTGCGCTGGGACCCCGAACTCTCCATCACTGCGCTGCGGTTCTCGAACGTCATGTCGCCGGAGGACTACGCAGGCTTCTCCGCGTGGCAGGATGACGCGAGCATCCGGAAGTGGAATCTCTGGGGTTACATCGACGCACGAGACGGCGCACAGGCCGTACTGAGGGCGCTGGAGCTTTCGCGACCCGGGTTCGACATGTTCATCATCGCTGCGGCGGACACCGTGATGGAGCGCTCCAACGAGTCACTCGTCGCAGAGATGTTCCCGGGCGTCGAGGTGCGCGGCGACCTCGGCGAGCACGACACGCTCCTCTCGATCGCGAAGGCGCGACGTGTGCTCGGCTACGAGCCGCGCTACAGCTGGCGCGACGCGTAA